From Oryza sativa Japonica Group chromosome 4, ASM3414082v1, one genomic window encodes:
- the LOC107278693 gene encoding tau-cadinol synthase, protein MNLVDTIQHLGIDHLFQEEIDSALKDIHENDLASSKLHEVALRFRLLREHGFWVSPDVFNKFKGDHGTFNNELSLADDPRGLLSLYNAAHLFIHGEPELVEAISFARHHLESFNRRNVLKAPLADQVKRALHLPLPRTHRRVEMVSYMFEYGREDGHNPVILELAKLDFNLLQRVHLKELKEISRWWKDVSGYMGINHIRDRVIECYTWSYAVYHEEEMSFARMLFAKIVVIIALLDDTYDVHGYTSIQECRMLNAAIQGWDDSAVLLVPEYLRKFYEFILRCFREFEDQVPSNQKYLIAFSKTELGSQNKADMPCSVESYINEHKVTADVAIAKINELVEDEWKTTNQARIDHRDVLPVVQRLINITMAIPLYYSDGIDGFTFGEGIQEVLEKLYVKPIPL, encoded by the exons ATGAACTTAGTGGATACAATTCAACATCTAGGAATAGATCACCTCTTTCAAGAGGAGATTGACTCTGCACTAAAAGACATCCATGAAAATGATTTAGCTAGCTCTAAGCTGCATGAGGTTGCTCTTCGGTTTCGCTTGCTTAGAGAGCATGGATTTTGGGTGTCTCCAG ATGTATTTAACAAATTCAAAGGTGATCATGGCACTTTCAATAACGAATTATCATTAGCCGATGACCCAAGAGGCCTACTATCTTTATATAATGCAGCCCATCTGTTCATACATGGTGAACCAGAACTCGTGGAAGCCATTTCTTTTGCAAGGCACCATCTCGAATCATTCAATCGGCGTAATGTTCTGAAGGCCCCTTTAGCTGATCAAGTCAAGCGTGCCCTTCACTTGCCATTGCCAAGGACACACAGGAGAGTGGAGATGGTATCATACATGTTTGAGTATGGCCGAGAGGATGGGCACAATCCCGTTATTCTTGAACTAGCAAAGCTGGATTTCAACCTACTGCAGCGTGTTCACTTGAAAGAACTCAAGGAAATATCTAG GTGGTGGAAAGATGTTTCTGGATATATGGGTATAAACCATATTCGAGACCGTGTGATTGAGTGCTACACCTGGTCCTACGCAGTGTACCATGAGGAAGAAATGTCGTTTGCACGGATGCTCTTTGCTAAGATAGTTGTGATAATTGCCCTATTAGATGACACATACGATGTCCATGGATATACCTCCATCCAGGAATGCCGGATGCTAAACGCAGCCATTCAAGG ATGGGATGACAGTGCTGTCTTGCTTGTACCCGAGTACCTGAGAAAGTTTTATGAATTTATCTTGCGCTGCTTTAGGGAGTTTGAGGATCAAGTGCCAAGCAATCAGAAGTACCTGATTGCCTTCAGCAAGACAGAG CTCGGGTCGCAGAACAAAGCTGACATGCCATGTTCGGTTGAGAGTTACATCAACGAGCACAAGGTCACAGCCGATGTCGCCATCGCCAAGATTAATGAATTGGTAGAAGATGAGTGGAAAACAACTAACCAGGCTCGCATTGACCACCGTGATGTGCTCCCTGTGGTGCAGCGCCTTATCAATATAACCATGGCCATTCCATTGTATTACAGCGATGGAATTGATGGATTCACGTTCGGCGAGGGCATTCAGGAGGTTCTTGAGAAACTCTACGTCAAGCCCATTCCCTTATAG